A window of Candidatus Bathyarchaeota archaeon genomic DNA:
AAATACGGCGGCTCTCCTATGGGGCACCTAGCGCGTGTAGTAGCTATAGAAGAGATTTCGCGGGTTCACCCTTCTATGGGACTGTTTCTTCAAGCAACACCCATGGGTCTCTGGACAATACTCCGCTTCGGAAGTGATAAACAAAAACTCAGATATATTCCGCCCGTGGTCAAGGGAGAAGAAATCATGTGTATGGCAGTCACTGAACCCACAGGTGGTTCAGATCCCACAGCAATTAGAACCGTAGCCAAAGGCGACGGAAATGAATACGTGATTAACGGAAGCAAGTGCTTCGTCACAAACGGAGGCGTAGCAGACAGTTGTGTTTTCGTTGCCAAAACGGGGCATAAATCGGGAAGCCTCAGCGTTTTTGTGGTTGAGAAAGGAACACCGGGCTTCAAGTGTGGAACAAGAGAGAAGCATATGGGTTTTCAAAGCATGGAAATTACTGAATTGTTTTTTAAAGATTGCCGAATTCCTAAAGAGAATCTTATTGGCAGAGAAGGAGATGGGCTGAAAGCCGCACTTGCATCAATTTCTGAAATTGGCAGAATAGGTAACGCAGGTGTAGCCTTAGGAATCGCAGAAGCTGCTTACGAGACAGCGTTACAATTTGCTATGGAAAGACGATTGTACGGGAACCCGATTTTTCAGCTTCAAACTATTCAGTTTATGCTTGCAGACATGGATGTTGAAATTGAGGCTGCAAGATGGTTGGCCTATTATGCGGCGTGGCTCTTGGATCACGGAAAAACAGGTAGAGAAATTGCCAAGGAGATTGCGAGAGCGAAGCTTTACACGGCTGAAGTTGCCAGAAAAACTGCTGTTAACGCAGTTCAAATTCACGGAGCTTATGGAACATTGCCTGAGTTCAAAGCGATATGTTATCTGCTAGACTCTCTAGAAACAATTGCGGCGGGCGGAACAAGCGAAATAATGCGCATAATAATAGCGCGGAACTCACAATAGCTGGAAATACATGGCAAGCACGAATTTTTTCTTATGTACGCGAGAGCAAGATACTTCACGAGGTATACCCCAGTCCACCGTGTACATAAAAAGGGAAAAAGGGTTGGAACAACTTTGGCCCACATTCATCACGGAGCTAGACTTGTTCCTTTTCTGCTTTGGTTTCTGTCTTGACATCTATATTGTTCTAAACTCGGTGTGCAGTTGCATTCACAATCTGGTGTTCTCAACCTGTCTCTAATATGGTCTCTTGTCTGAAGCATGCCACCATCACATTCGCAGTCTTTAGTCCTCAGTCTATCTCTGTCCTGTGCTTGAAGCAAATCGCCATCGCTAGTTCCGTTAACGTGGGCTTGAATTGGTGTAGCCAGCAAAGCGATTGATACGGCACCTAGCACTAGAGCCATTCCTACAATCATTTTCATTTTACCTCTCATTATTTTCCACCTCCATTTTTTTGCTTACAAGAAAACAATGGTTCTCGCGTGGTTTAGATGGTTGGTGTAACAAAACGTTTCAGATTTTGAAACACCTTATAAACAGCTTTTCTTCTTCATATTCTATGAGTGAAACATGCGTTCTAAGACTTTGATTTCTATTTTAACAGTTGCACTTGTTGTCAGTGTTCTTGGTTTTTTCATTTTCGCATTTGAAGGAGGACTTGGCGGAAGAGGTCACGGAATGGCCCCAGAGGTTCCACAGTCTTTTTGGCTTGTTATGTTTGCTGTACCACTTGTCATAGCAGTGTCGGTGTTAGGATATTCTTTAATCTTTCCAGAACTTAACATAGAGAAAACGAAGGAAAAAACTTCGCGACGAACTGTGGAAAAAGGAGAACCCGTCCTTGATGCCATTTTGCGAGTTTTGAATGAAGATGAGAAAAAAATAATAGAAACTCTGGTTGCGGAAGGTGGCACGATGTTACAGAAAGATATTCGTTGGAAAACTGGTCTGTCTCGAGTAAAGACCCATAGGATACTCTTTAGGTTAGCTGGAAGAGGGATTGTCTCGGTCGAGAAGTATTACAACACAAACAAAATAGTCTTGGCAAGCTGGCTTATGAAGGAAAAGAAAGAATCTTAACTCTTGTTTTTTTTTGTCACAGAGCGCGCCACAGGGTGGAGAGACCTTATCAAACAGGATATATGTGCTTTTCTGCATCTTCCCTTTTTTTCAAATTAGGCAGCGCTATTGTCGCAAAGCTTGTCCTTGCTACAGTTTGTTCTGATGTTCAACTTTGCAAACTCATTATTTAATATTTTTCACTGATATAAATATTTAAATCGATGTTTTTAGATATACATTCAAACGCTTGGCAAGATGGTTTAACGTACATGATACTCCCACTCATCCTTTTGGCGCTTGGTTTAGTGGGTCTTTTTTTGGGTTCGCAACTATCCGTAAGAGGTTTTGAGAACATAGCACGCCACTTCGGACTCTCTCATCTGTTCATAGGGTTAACGATAGTAGCCATAGGAACCTCTTTGCCAGAAATAGCGGTCAGTGTAGTAGGAGCCATAGATATACTTGCGGGTGCTGAAATGGCTGCGGTTTCTGGTATCGTGGTCGGCAACAAAATCGGTTCTTACATCAACCAAGTCACCATAATTATGGGTATCGTAGGGCTTGCTGGAGCAATGTCCATAACCAAACGGGAACTGAAGAGGGAGGGAACCATGCTAATTCTGTCCATAATTCTCTTTGCTCTAGTCGCCTTGGACTTGAAAATAACTCCTCTGGAAGGAGTTGTTGTCACACTCGCTTATCTGCTATACTTCATTTACCTCGTCAAACAAGAAGTACACCCTTCCAAATCAACCCCTAAAGTAGAAAAAGAAAAACCAGAAATGCACCTCGTCAAAGATCTCTTGATGATCCTCATTGGGATGGGTATTCTCCTTTTGGCTGCAGAATTTGTTGTTGAAGGAAGTGTTCAACTGGCTGAGTTATGGCATGTCCCCCCTTCTGTTGCGGGGGTGCTAATAGTTGGCTTAGGCACAGGTTTGCCAGAACTCACAATCGCCATAATCGCCTTGCGGAGAGGCGCAGCAGGCATAGCGGTGGGCGACATGGTTGGGAGCAACATCTGCGACATCCTCTTCTCTTTGGGTGCAGGGGCCATGATCTCCGGGTTTACAGTTAATCCTGTGCTGTTATGGTTTGACATTCCCTTCATGTTCCTGGTAGCTTTTCTTGTGATAGGTTTGTTTTTGAGGAATATGCGACTTGAAAGGAAGGAGGCGCTGGTGCTCATACTCGTTTACGTGTCTTATGTGTTTTTGAAACTGACGTTTTTCATGGGAGGTTAGATGGAGAGGAGGAAGAGAGACATCTTGATAAAGACCGAGAAAACAAAGCAACTATTGATGAACACGATATTAAGATTGCTGGAGCAACACGGAGGACTAACCTGTTTTGAACTGACATATCGAATGAAATTTTGTGAGGGCGGCACGACAACCAACTATGACAGGAGAAGAATCGTTAGGTATCTGCTGTTACTGAGGAATTTAGATAAAGTCGAGTTCGATAAGACAACTAAGATTTGGAGTCTAAGGTGGCTTAAACGGGCGGTTAGATAGAAACATGATAAAATTATTGGAAAG
This region includes:
- a CDS encoding acyl-CoA dehydrogenase family protein, with product MDFSLNQEQEILRKTIRSFAEKELAPKASEIEGKGEFPRDIIEKMANLGLIGIVIPEKYGGSPMGHLARVVAIEEISRVHPSMGLFLQATPMGLWTILRFGSDKQKLRYIPPVVKGEEIMCMAVTEPTGGSDPTAIRTVAKGDGNEYVINGSKCFVTNGGVADSCVFVAKTGHKSGSLSVFVVEKGTPGFKCGTREKHMGFQSMEITELFFKDCRIPKENLIGREGDGLKAALASISEIGRIGNAGVALGIAEAAYETALQFAMERRLYGNPIFQLQTIQFMLADMDVEIEAARWLAYYAAWLLDHGKTGREIAKEIARAKLYTAEVARKTAVNAVQIHGAYGTLPEFKAICYLLDSLETIAAGGTSEIMRIIIARNSQ
- a CDS encoding calcium/sodium antiporter yields the protein MILPLILLALGLVGLFLGSQLSVRGFENIARHFGLSHLFIGLTIVAIGTSLPEIAVSVVGAIDILAGAEMAAVSGIVVGNKIGSYINQVTIIMGIVGLAGAMSITKRELKREGTMLILSIILFALVALDLKITPLEGVVVTLAYLLYFIYLVKQEVHPSKSTPKVEKEKPEMHLVKDLLMILIGMGILLLAAEFVVEGSVQLAELWHVPPSVAGVLIVGLGTGLPELTIAIIALRRGAAGIAVGDMVGSNICDILFSLGAGAMISGFTVNPVLLWFDIPFMFLVAFLVIGLFLRNMRLERKEALVLILVYVSYVFLKLTFFMGG